From Streptomyces durmitorensis, a single genomic window includes:
- a CDS encoding sensor histidine kinase: MKGIARRARGALNALGLRWKIAALLALGCAVVAVAIGILVHQARLEQVSTGARSGATAQLVRVRQLYELTGQVDTAGDDGTEAAIDAPGLPASLRSAALDGQRTTYLDMGAADPVVWAARPVGDHVLSVREPLAQQAAEMAEFDQQLVVSGAVVVILAALGGAALASRLSRELRTAAATARRISQGDLDARIDHPRPPGGRDGRRGKDEVAELAAAVDTMAASLQQRIEAEQRFTADVAHELRTPLTGLHTAAELLPQSRPTELVRDRVLALRTLTEDLLEVARLDAEVERPDLDAHPLGTLTEGIVQRAGCPVRFVAACGLDDTLVRTDARRLERIIANLVANARRHGAGSVDVRVAGPVVTVSDQGPGFPEHLLKDGPQRFQTGARERGQGTGLGLTIAFGQAQVIGARVELRNAEGGGAVASVHLPEA; the protein is encoded by the coding sequence GTGAAGGGAATCGCCCGGCGAGCGCGCGGCGCGCTCAACGCCCTCGGTCTGCGCTGGAAGATCGCCGCGCTGCTCGCCCTCGGCTGCGCGGTCGTCGCGGTCGCCATCGGGATCCTCGTCCACCAGGCGCGCCTCGAGCAGGTCTCCACGGGCGCCAGGTCCGGGGCCACCGCGCAGCTGGTGCGGGTGCGCCAGCTGTACGAGCTGACGGGGCAGGTCGACACCGCAGGCGACGACGGCACGGAGGCCGCCATCGACGCGCCCGGCCTGCCCGCGTCGCTGCGGTCCGCCGCCCTGGACGGGCAGCGGACCACGTACCTCGACATGGGCGCCGCCGATCCCGTCGTGTGGGCGGCGCGCCCGGTCGGCGACCATGTGCTCTCCGTCCGCGAGCCGCTGGCCCAACAGGCCGCCGAGATGGCCGAGTTCGACCAGCAGCTGGTGGTCTCGGGCGCCGTCGTGGTCATCCTCGCGGCGCTCGGCGGCGCCGCGCTGGCCAGCCGCCTCAGCCGTGAGCTGCGGACCGCCGCGGCCACCGCGCGCCGCATCAGCCAGGGCGATCTGGACGCCCGTATCGACCATCCGCGACCGCCGGGCGGCCGCGACGGCAGGCGCGGAAAGGACGAGGTGGCCGAACTGGCCGCCGCCGTCGACACGATGGCCGCGTCCCTGCAACAGCGCATCGAGGCCGAGCAGCGCTTCACCGCGGATGTCGCCCACGAGCTGCGCACGCCGCTCACCGGTCTGCACACCGCGGCCGAGCTGCTTCCGCAGAGCCGCCCCACGGAGCTCGTGCGCGACCGGGTCCTCGCCCTGCGCACCCTCACCGAGGATCTGCTCGAAGTGGCGCGGCTCGACGCGGAGGTGGAGCGGCCCGACCTGGACGCGCATCCCCTCGGCACGCTGACCGAGGGGATCGTGCAGCGTGCGGGGTGCCCGGTGCGGTTCGTGGCCGCGTGCGGCCTCGACGACACGCTCGTACGCACCGACGCGCGCCGCCTGGAGCGGATCATCGCCAACCTCGTCGCCAACGCCCGCAGGCACGGCGCCGGTTCGGTCGACGTGCGGGTGGCCGGACCCGTGGTCACGGTCAGCGACCAGGGGCCCGGCTTCCCCGAGCACCTCCTGAAGGACGGCCCGCAGCGCTTCCAGACCGGCGCCCGCGAGCGCGGCCAGGGCACGGGCCTCGGCCTGACGATCGCGTTCGGCCAGGCGCAGGTCATCGGCGCGCGGGTGGAGCTGCGCAACGCGGAGGGCGGCGGCGCGGTGGCGTCGGTGCACCTGCCGGAGGCCTAG
- the cutA gene encoding divalent-cation tolerance protein CutA, with the protein MTSTYEAGSGAEQAAVLTVLTTTDTARKAEDLASGAVAARVAACAQIAGPVVSVYRWEGAVEEAREWQVLFKTAASRYEALEAWLTEAHDYDTPEIIATPVVRGSAAYLEWVERETAE; encoded by the coding sequence ATGACCTCCACGTACGAAGCCGGATCCGGAGCCGAACAGGCCGCGGTGCTCACCGTCCTGACCACGACCGACACCGCCCGGAAGGCGGAGGATCTCGCGAGCGGCGCGGTGGCGGCGCGGGTCGCCGCGTGCGCGCAGATCGCCGGGCCCGTCGTCTCCGTCTACCGGTGGGAGGGCGCCGTCGAGGAGGCGCGGGAGTGGCAGGTGCTGTTCAAGACGGCCGCCTCGCGGTACGAGGCGCTGGAGGCCTGGCTCACCGAGGCCCACGACTACGACACCCCCGAGATCATCGCGACGCCGGTCGTGCGGGGGAGCGCGGCGTACCTGGAGTGGGTGGAGCGGGAGACGGCCGAGTGA
- a CDS encoding gamma-glutamylcyclotransferase family protein, translated as MTRQADRLPFFVYGTLRPGEPNHDAFLRGSVTTEEPARLAGAVLYEGPGYPYLVEEPEGGPVRGELITARPSAYERLLADLDVLEEYAPGDPRNLYERVVREVALLDGATARAWVYVAAPGVAARLRASGTAIGGGDWASSRPRR; from the coding sequence GTGACGCGGCAGGCGGACCGGCTGCCGTTCTTCGTCTACGGAACGCTGCGGCCGGGGGAGCCGAACCACGACGCCTTCTTGCGCGGCAGCGTCACGACGGAGGAGCCGGCCCGGCTCGCGGGGGCGGTCCTCTACGAAGGGCCCGGCTACCCGTACCTGGTGGAGGAGCCCGAAGGCGGCCCGGTGCGCGGCGAGTTGATCACCGCACGGCCGTCCGCGTACGAGCGGCTCCTCGCCGATCTCGACGTACTGGAGGAGTACGCGCCGGGCGACCCCCGCAACCTGTACGAGCGCGTGGTGCGCGAGGTGGCCCTCCTGGACGGGGCGACGGCGCGGGCGTGGGTGTACGTGGCGGCGCCCGGGGTGGCGGCGAGGCTGCGCGCTTCGGGGACGGCGATCGGGGGAGGGGACTGGGCGTCGTCGAGGCCGCGGCGGTGA
- a CDS encoding DUF6355 family natural product biosynthesis protein — protein sequence MSLRRSLPALVGAVALTLGLPVAAAASAHAPTAVMNPCGFYETGSDAFYNHCTSDGSNVVIQVRVALAPDYERCVGPGNHWLGSASKIQGAHYVGRTC from the coding sequence ATGAGCCTTCGCCGTTCGCTGCCGGCCCTCGTCGGCGCCGTAGCCCTCACTCTCGGCCTCCCCGTGGCGGCCGCCGCGTCCGCTCACGCCCCGACCGCCGTCATGAACCCCTGCGGGTTCTACGAGACCGGCAGCGACGCCTTCTACAACCACTGCACGAGCGACGGCTCGAACGTGGTCATCCAGGTGCGGGTCGCCCTCGCCCCCGACTACGAGCGCTGTGTGGGTCCGGGCAACCACTGGCTGGGTTCCGCGAGCAAGATCCAGGGCGCGCACTACGTCGGACGCACCTGCTGA
- a CDS encoding molybdopterin oxidoreductase family protein translates to MHTEAIPTHCPYCALQCGMGLATGPGGVEVVERPEFPVNGGALCGKGRTAPAVLSSRVRLTEPLVRSHATGRLEPATWEEAVGRVAEGLSRTRTEHGADACGVFGGGGLTNEKAYALGKFARVALGTSQIDYNGRFCMSSAAAAGQRAFGLDRGLPFPLEDIPRTGCVILVGSNLAETMPPALRYLTELRANGGKLIVIDPRRTRTAEQADLHLAPRPGTDLALALGLLHLVVAEGRTDEAFIEERTSGWQEARAAAMAHWPEYVERISGVPVPQLRDAARMFCDAGAAMVLTARGPEQQSKGTDTVGAWINLCLATGNAGRPLAGYGCLTGQGNGQGGREHGQKADQLPGYRKLTDPAARAHVAGVWGVDPDSLPGPGRSAYELLDALGGDIKALLLMGSNPVVSAPRAAHVEERIRSLDFLAVADVVLSETAQLADVVLPVTQWAEETGTVTNLEGRVLLRRRAVSAPDGVRSDLDVLHGLAAHLGHGKGFPTDPEEVFEELRRASAGGAADYSGISYARLTEGNGEGVFWPCPAQGDEADAARGDEADAAQGDEADTARDDEADTAHPGTPRLFLDRFATEDGRARFVPVVHRSAAEEPDAEYPVLLTTGRVLAQYQSGAQTRRVDELNSAAPGPFVELHPRLAARLKVEEGEPVTVVSRRGKAVAPARITSTIRSDTVFMPFHWPGEGRANSLTNPALDPVSRMPEFKVCAVRLERA, encoded by the coding sequence ATGCACACCGAGGCGATACCGACCCACTGTCCGTACTGCGCGCTGCAATGCGGGATGGGCCTGGCCACAGGGCCCGGCGGGGTGGAGGTCGTGGAGCGTCCCGAGTTCCCCGTCAACGGGGGCGCGCTGTGCGGCAAGGGCCGCACAGCGCCCGCTGTGCTCTCCTCCCGGGTGCGCCTGACCGAGCCACTCGTCCGATCCCACGCCACGGGCCGGCTCGAACCGGCCACCTGGGAGGAGGCCGTCGGCCGGGTCGCCGAGGGGCTGTCCCGCACGCGTACGGAGCATGGCGCGGACGCCTGCGGGGTGTTCGGCGGCGGGGGTCTCACCAACGAGAAGGCGTACGCCCTGGGGAAGTTCGCGCGGGTGGCGCTCGGCACGTCGCAGATCGACTACAACGGCCGGTTCTGCATGTCGTCGGCGGCAGCGGCGGGCCAGCGGGCCTTCGGACTCGACCGCGGCCTGCCGTTCCCCCTTGAGGACATCCCGCGCACCGGCTGTGTGATCCTCGTCGGCTCGAACCTCGCCGAGACGATGCCGCCCGCGCTGCGGTACCTGACGGAGCTGAGGGCGAACGGCGGGAAACTGATCGTCATCGACCCGCGCAGGACCCGCACCGCCGAGCAGGCCGACCTCCATCTGGCACCGCGCCCCGGCACCGACCTCGCCCTCGCGCTCGGCCTGCTGCACCTGGTGGTGGCCGAGGGCCGGACGGACGAGGCGTTCATCGAGGAGCGCACCAGCGGCTGGCAGGAGGCGCGGGCGGCGGCGATGGCGCACTGGCCGGAGTACGTGGAGCGGATCAGCGGCGTCCCCGTGCCCCAACTCCGGGACGCGGCGCGGATGTTCTGCGACGCCGGGGCCGCGATGGTGCTCACCGCGCGCGGGCCCGAGCAGCAGTCCAAGGGGACGGACACGGTGGGCGCCTGGATCAACCTCTGCCTCGCGACGGGCAACGCGGGCCGCCCCCTCGCCGGGTACGGCTGCCTGACCGGGCAGGGCAACGGCCAGGGCGGACGCGAACACGGCCAGAAGGCCGACCAGTTGCCCGGCTACCGCAAGCTGACGGACCCGGCGGCACGGGCGCATGTGGCGGGGGTGTGGGGCGTGGACCCCGACTCGCTCCCCGGCCCGGGGCGCTCCGCGTACGAGCTGCTCGACGCGCTCGGCGGTGACATCAAGGCCCTGCTCCTGATGGGCTCCAACCCGGTCGTCTCCGCACCGCGCGCCGCGCACGTGGAGGAGCGGATTCGGTCGCTCGACTTCCTGGCCGTCGCGGATGTGGTGCTCTCCGAGACGGCCCAACTGGCCGATGTCGTCCTGCCGGTGACGCAGTGGGCCGAGGAGACGGGGACGGTGACGAACCTGGAGGGGCGGGTGCTGCTGCGCCGCCGGGCGGTGAGCGCGCCCGACGGCGTACGGAGCGACCTGGACGTGCTCCACGGCCTCGCCGCCCACCTCGGCCACGGCAAGGGCTTCCCGACGGACCCGGAGGAGGTCTTCGAGGAGCTGCGCCGGGCGAGCGCGGGCGGGGCGGCGGACTACTCGGGGATCTCGTACGCGCGGCTGACGGAGGGGAACGGCGAGGGGGTGTTCTGGCCCTGCCCCGCGCAGGGCGACGAGGCGGACGCTGCGCGGGGCGACGAAGCGGACGCTGCGCAGGGCGACGAGGCGGACACCGCGCGGGACGACGAGGCGGACACCGCGCACCCAGGCACTCCCCGCCTCTTCCTCGACCGGTTCGCCACCGAGGACGGGCGGGCGCGGTTCGTGCCGGTGGTGCACCGGAGCGCGGCCGAGGAGCCGGACGCGGAGTATCCCGTGCTCCTGACCACGGGGCGGGTCCTCGCGCAGTACCAGTCGGGGGCCCAGACGCGCCGCGTCGACGAGCTCAACTCCGCCGCTCCCGGGCCCTTCGTGGAGCTGCATCCGCGGCTCGCCGCGCGACTGAAGGTCGAGGAGGGCGAGCCGGTGACCGTCGTCTCGCGGCGCGGGAAGGCCGTGGCCCCGGCGCGCATCACGAGCACGATCCGCTCCGACACCGTCTTCATGCCGTTCCACTGGCCGGGCGAGGGCCGGGCCAACTCCCTGACCAATCCCGCACTTGACCCCGTGTCGCGGATGCCGGAGTTCAAGGTGTGCGCGGTGCGGCTGGAGCGGGCCTGA
- a CDS encoding SanA/YdcF family protein translates to MAVCVVALLPATWLFVTTEGRLHTTADVPRTRVAVVFGAGLWKGEPSPYLAHRLDAAAELYEAGRIEVVLVTGDNSREEYDEPDAMRAYLTERGVPGRRIVSDYAGFDTWDSCVRAKKVFGVDRAVLISQGFHIRRAVALCRAAGVSSYGVGVDAKHDATWYYGGAREVFAAGKAALDSAFRPDPRFLGPREPGVDRALAAPR, encoded by the coding sequence ATGGCCGTCTGCGTGGTGGCGCTGCTGCCCGCGACCTGGCTGTTCGTGACGACGGAAGGGCGGCTGCACACGACGGCTGACGTGCCGCGCACGCGGGTCGCCGTCGTCTTCGGCGCCGGGCTGTGGAAGGGCGAGCCGTCGCCGTATCTCGCGCACCGCCTCGACGCGGCGGCCGAGCTGTACGAGGCGGGGCGGATCGAGGTCGTGCTCGTCACCGGCGACAACAGCCGCGAGGAGTACGACGAGCCGGACGCCATGCGCGCCTATCTCACCGAGCGCGGTGTGCCGGGCCGGCGGATCGTCAGTGACTACGCGGGCTTCGACACGTGGGACTCCTGCGTGCGCGCCAAGAAGGTGTTCGGCGTCGACCGGGCGGTGCTGATCAGCCAGGGCTTCCACATACGCAGGGCCGTCGCGCTCTGCCGCGCGGCGGGCGTCTCGTCGTACGGCGTCGGGGTCGACGCCAAGCACGACGCGACCTGGTACTACGGCGGTGCGCGGGAGGTGTTCGCGGCGGGCAAGGCGGCGTTGGACTCGGCGTTTCGACCGGATCCGCGGTTCCTCGGGCCCCGGGAGCCCGGCGTGGACCGGGCGTTGGCGGCACCTCGCTGA
- a CDS encoding sirohydrochlorin chelatase has product MTPSNPLRDESGSTPLESTAQIMDRITSQLGSQLTLVSLDGRRRTAPRTAPRTAPRTAPRTAPAPALVVVGHGSRDPRALATVTALVERVRELRPGLTVRLGHIELNEPLLTDTLAGATGSAVLVPLLLGRGYHVKHDIPEAAADAPHLETRVAAPLGPHPLIVDALHDRLVEAGWPTRLGEADRRAAGVVLAAAGSRDPDSATDTRRTADLLARRLGVPVVPAYASTTTASALSVPAAVRALAARGRHRTAVASYFTAPGRFATQCADTAPGIASAPLGAHQAMARLLLHRYDTARASAPQVSPRQLTSA; this is encoded by the coding sequence ATGACGCCGTCGAACCCTCTTCGCGACGAGTCCGGCAGCACCCCTCTCGAAAGTACGGCGCAAATCATGGACCGGATCACCAGCCAGCTCGGCAGCCAGCTCACCCTCGTGTCGCTCGACGGCAGGCGCCGAACCGCACCCCGCACCGCACCCCGCACCGCACCTCGCACCGCCCCACGCACCGCACCGGCGCCCGCCCTCGTCGTGGTCGGTCACGGCAGCCGTGACCCCCGCGCCCTCGCCACCGTCACGGCGCTCGTCGAACGGGTCCGTGAGCTGCGCCCCGGGCTCACCGTGCGCCTCGGCCACATCGAGCTGAACGAGCCGCTGCTCACCGACACCCTCGCCGGGGCGACCGGCTCCGCCGTCCTCGTGCCGCTGCTGCTCGGCCGCGGCTACCACGTCAAGCACGACATCCCCGAGGCCGCCGCCGACGCCCCGCACCTCGAGACGCGGGTCGCCGCCCCGCTCGGCCCGCACCCCCTGATCGTCGACGCGCTGCACGACCGGCTCGTCGAAGCGGGCTGGCCCACCCGGCTCGGCGAGGCGGACCGGCGCGCCGCCGGAGTGGTCCTGGCCGCCGCGGGCTCCCGCGACCCGGACTCCGCCACGGACACCCGGCGCACGGCGGACCTCCTCGCCCGGCGGCTCGGCGTACCGGTGGTGCCCGCGTACGCGTCGACGACCACGGCCTCCGCGCTGAGCGTGCCCGCCGCGGTGCGCGCCCTCGCCGCCCGCGGCCGCCACCGCACCGCCGTGGCCTCGTACTTCACGGCGCCGGGCCGCTTCGCCACGCAGTGCGCCGACACCGCCCCCGGGATCGCGTCGGCCCCGCTCGGCGCCCACCAGGCGATGGCCCGCCTCCTCCTGCACCGCTACGACACGGCACGCGCGAGCGCCCCGCAGGTTTCGCCCCGTCAGCTGACGTCCGCGTGA
- a CDS encoding deoxyguanosinetriphosphate triphosphohydrolase, which produces MEGTAPHAYDHEAAYDKAAVERWATEPDKRPGRTAFQRDRARVLHSSALRRLAGKTQVVTPGTRSNEAWDASARTRLTHSLECAQVGRELGAALGCDPDLVETACLSHDMGHPPFGHNGEQALNEVAESCGGFEGNAQSLRLLTRIEPKRFVRSEQTDELVSVGLNLTRAALDAATKYPWPRGAHPTDPDSPKFGVYEDDRPVFDWVRKEAPSRRICFEAQVMDWSDDVAYSVHDIEDGLHAGHLDPNLLHAEPERQDIFAVAIGRYVPADTDPEELSEALDRLLEQEWWPHGYDGSAIAQGRLKDATSQLIGHFCLAAETATRLRYGTGPLTRYAAELVVPRQARHECAVLKAVADRYVMQRPAQERLRADQRIVVAELAEALTARAPEGLDPQFRALYDTAADDRAALRVVVDQIASLTDAAARSLHARLTARHP; this is translated from the coding sequence ATGGAAGGCACTGCACCGCACGCGTACGACCACGAGGCGGCCTACGACAAGGCCGCCGTCGAGCGATGGGCCACCGAGCCGGACAAACGGCCGGGGCGCACCGCCTTCCAGCGGGACCGCGCGCGCGTCCTGCACTCCTCCGCGCTGCGCCGCCTCGCAGGAAAGACCCAGGTGGTCACGCCCGGCACGCGCAGCAACGAAGCGTGGGACGCCAGCGCGCGCACCCGTCTGACGCACTCCCTGGAGTGCGCCCAGGTCGGCCGCGAGCTCGGCGCCGCCCTCGGCTGCGACCCCGACCTGGTCGAGACCGCCTGCCTCTCCCACGACATGGGCCACCCGCCCTTCGGGCACAACGGCGAGCAGGCGCTGAACGAAGTCGCCGAGAGCTGCGGCGGTTTCGAGGGCAACGCCCAGTCCTTGCGCCTGCTCACCCGCATCGAACCGAAGCGCTTCGTAAGAAGTGAGCAGACGGACGAACTGGTCAGCGTGGGGCTGAATCTGACCCGCGCCGCCCTGGACGCCGCCACCAAGTACCCCTGGCCGCGCGGCGCTCACCCCACCGACCCCGATTCCCCCAAGTTCGGGGTCTACGAAGACGACCGGCCGGTCTTCGACTGGGTCCGCAAGGAGGCCCCGAGCCGCCGCATCTGCTTCGAGGCCCAGGTCATGGACTGGTCGGACGACGTCGCGTACTCGGTGCACGACATCGAGGACGGCCTGCACGCCGGGCACCTCGACCCGAACCTGCTGCACGCCGAGCCCGAGCGCCAGGACATCTTCGCCGTCGCCATCGGCCGGTACGTACCGGCGGACACCGATCCCGAAGAGCTCTCCGAGGCCCTCGACCGCCTCCTGGAACAGGAGTGGTGGCCACATGGGTACGACGGCTCCGCCATCGCCCAGGGCCGCCTGAAGGACGCCACCAGCCAGCTCATCGGCCACTTCTGCCTGGCCGCCGAGACCGCCACGCGCCTGCGGTACGGCACGGGCCCGCTCACGCGGTACGCCGCCGAGCTCGTCGTCCCGCGCCAGGCCCGCCACGAGTGCGCGGTCCTCAAGGCCGTCGCCGACCGGTACGTGATGCAGCGCCCCGCCCAGGAGCGGCTCCGCGCCGACCAGCGGATCGTCGTCGCCGAGCTGGCCGAGGCGCTCACGGCACGCGCCCCCGAAGGGCTCGACCCGCAGTTCCGCGCGCTGTACGACACCGCGGCCGACGACCGCGCGGCGCTGCGCGTGGTCGTCGACCAGATCGCGTCGCTCACGGACGCCGCCGCCCGTTCCCTGCACGCGCGGCTCACGGCAAGACACCCCTGA
- a CDS encoding NAD(P)/FAD-dependent oxidoreductase, with amino-acid sequence MVDADQTFVIVGGGLAGAKAAETFRSEGFTGRVILIGDERDHPYERPPLSKGYLLGKEERDSVFVHEPAWYAQADVELHLGQTVVSIDRVAKAVHLGDRAVIHYDKLLLATGAEPRRLDVPGTGLVGVHHLRRLAHADRLRQVLATLGRDNGHLVIAGAGWIGLEVAAAARTYGAEVTVVEPQATPLHAVLGPEIGQMFTDLHAEHGVRFHFGATLTEIAGQDGLVLAARTDDGEEHPAHDVLAAIGAAPRTALAESAGLELADRAQGGGIVVDTSLRTSDPDIFAAGDVAAVHHPFYDMRLRVEHWANALNGGPAAARAMLGHEVTYDRVPYFFSDQYDVGLEYSGWAPPGTYDQVVIRGDAGKREFIAFWLSEGRVLAGMNVNVWDVTDTIQKLISSGARPSADSLSDPSIPLESLLQ; translated from the coding sequence GTGGTCGACGCGGATCAGACGTTCGTCATTGTCGGAGGAGGTCTCGCGGGCGCGAAAGCGGCCGAGACATTCCGGTCCGAGGGCTTCACCGGCCGGGTGATCCTCATCGGCGACGAACGCGACCACCCGTACGAGCGCCCACCCCTGTCGAAGGGATATCTCCTGGGCAAGGAGGAGCGCGACAGCGTCTTCGTCCACGAACCCGCCTGGTACGCACAGGCGGACGTGGAGCTGCATCTCGGCCAGACCGTCGTCTCCATCGACCGCGTCGCCAAGGCCGTCCACCTCGGCGACCGTGCCGTCATCCACTACGACAAACTCCTCCTGGCCACCGGCGCCGAGCCGCGCCGCCTCGACGTCCCCGGCACCGGCCTGGTGGGCGTGCACCACCTGCGCCGCCTCGCGCACGCCGACCGGCTGCGTCAGGTTCTGGCCACTCTCGGCCGCGACAACGGCCACCTGGTGATCGCCGGAGCGGGCTGGATCGGCCTGGAGGTCGCCGCGGCCGCGCGGACGTACGGCGCGGAGGTCACCGTCGTGGAGCCCCAGGCCACGCCCCTGCACGCGGTCCTCGGCCCCGAGATCGGCCAGATGTTCACCGACCTGCACGCCGAGCACGGCGTGCGCTTCCACTTCGGCGCCACGCTCACCGAGATCGCGGGCCAGGACGGCCTGGTCCTCGCTGCCCGCACGGACGACGGCGAGGAGCACCCGGCGCACGACGTGCTCGCCGCGATCGGCGCCGCCCCGCGCACCGCGCTCGCCGAGTCCGCCGGTCTTGAACTCGCCGACCGCGCGCAGGGCGGCGGCATCGTGGTCGACACCTCCCTGCGGACCTCGGACCCGGACATCTTCGCGGCGGGCGACGTGGCCGCTGTCCACCACCCGTTCTACGACATGAGGCTGCGGGTGGAGCACTGGGCGAACGCGCTCAACGGTGGCCCGGCCGCGGCGCGCGCGATGCTCGGCCATGAAGTGACGTACGACCGGGTGCCGTACTTCTTCTCCGACCAGTACGACGTGGGCCTGGAGTATTCGGGATGGGCGCCCCCGGGGACGTACGACCAGGTGGTGATCCGCGGCGACGCCGGGAAGCGGGAGTTCATCGCCTTCTGGCTGAGCGAGGGACGGGTCCTCGCGGGGATGAACGTGAATGTGTGGGACGTCACGGACACCATCCAGAAGCTGATCTCCTCGGGTGCGCGGCCGTCCGCCGACTCCCTCTCGGACCCGTCCATCCCCTTGGAGTCGCTGCTGCAGTGA
- the dnaG gene encoding DNA primase produces the protein MAGRINDDDVKAVRDAVPIDAVVSDYLQLRNAGGGNLKGLCPFHDEKSPSFQVSPSKGLFHCFGCQEGGDTIAFVMKIDHLTFSETVERLAAQAGITLRYEEGGYNPSNQRGERIRLVEAHKIAAQFYIDQLESPEAEIGRKFLAERGFDQAAAAHFGVGYSPAGWDHLTRFLRGKGFSDKELVLSGISQEGRRGPIDRFRGRLMWPIRDISGEVVGFGARRLREDDNGPKYLNTPETPIYKKGQVLYGVDLAKKEIAKTSRAVVVEGYTDVMACHLAGVTTAIATCGTAFGGDHIKILRRLLMDNGSARVIFTFDGDAAGQKAALRAFEDDQKFAAETYIAIAPEGMDPCELRLAKGDAAVADLVEPRTPLFEFALRQIVGRYDLETPAGRAAALDEAAPVVARIKNSGAQHEVAVQLAGMLGIMDTQFVVKRVAQLARWARDRGGRGPAPQQQRTRQDQQYAAAAPSAPSGPALTLRSPAHRTERELLKLALQRPELVSPAFDAYGVDEFTAPPYAAVRQCVEEAGGAEAGIPEPQAYLARVLDAAPDDTVRAMVTELAVEAILRRSVDEIYAGTQLVQVRLRAVDRRIRDVQGSLARLSAQGDPAQLAAVQNELWVLQQYGRALRERGADAL, from the coding sequence GTGGCAGGCAGGATCAACGACGACGACGTGAAGGCGGTTCGGGACGCGGTCCCGATCGACGCCGTGGTCTCCGACTACCTCCAGCTGCGGAACGCGGGTGGAGGCAACCTCAAGGGCCTGTGCCCCTTCCACGACGAGAAGTCACCGTCCTTCCAGGTCAGCCCGAGCAAGGGTCTTTTCCACTGCTTCGGCTGCCAGGAAGGCGGCGACACGATCGCCTTCGTGATGAAGATCGACCACCTCACCTTCTCGGAGACGGTCGAGCGCCTCGCCGCCCAGGCGGGCATCACGCTGCGGTACGAAGAGGGCGGGTACAACCCCTCGAACCAGCGCGGGGAGCGCATCCGCCTCGTCGAGGCCCACAAGATCGCCGCGCAGTTCTACATCGACCAGCTGGAGAGCCCCGAGGCGGAGATCGGCCGGAAGTTCCTGGCCGAGCGCGGCTTCGACCAGGCCGCCGCCGCGCACTTCGGCGTGGGCTACAGCCCCGCGGGCTGGGACCACCTCACCCGGTTCCTGCGCGGCAAGGGCTTCAGCGACAAGGAGCTCGTCCTCTCCGGCATCTCCCAGGAGGGCCGCCGCGGCCCCATCGACCGCTTCCGCGGCCGTCTGATGTGGCCGATCCGCGACATCAGCGGCGAGGTCGTCGGCTTCGGCGCGCGCCGCCTGCGCGAGGACGACAACGGCCCGAAGTACCTCAACACCCCCGAGACGCCGATCTACAAGAAGGGCCAGGTGCTCTACGGCGTCGACCTCGCCAAGAAGGAGATCGCCAAGACCTCCCGCGCGGTCGTCGTCGAGGGGTACACGGACGTCATGGCCTGCCACCTCGCCGGTGTCACCACCGCCATCGCGACCTGCGGCACCGCCTTCGGCGGCGACCACATCAAGATCCTGCGCCGCCTCCTGATGGACAACGGCTCGGCGCGGGTGATCTTCACCTTCGACGGCGACGCGGCAGGCCAGAAGGCCGCCCTGCGCGCCTTCGAGGACGACCAGAAGTTCGCCGCCGAGACGTACATCGCCATCGCGCCCGAGGGCATGGACCCCTGCGAGCTGCGCCTGGCCAAGGGGGACGCGGCGGTCGCCGACCTCGTCGAACCCCGCACGCCGCTCTTCGAGTTCGCGCTGCGCCAGATCGTCGGGCGGTACGACCTGGAGACCCCCGCCGGCCGCGCCGCCGCCCTGGACGAGGCGGCGCCGGTCGTGGCCCGCATCAAGAACAGCGGCGCACAGCACGAAGTGGCCGTCCAGCTCGCCGGGATGCTCGGCATCATGGACACCCAGTTCGTGGTCAAGCGCGTCGCCCAGCTGGCGCGCTGGGCCCGCGACCGCGGCGGCAGGGGCCCGGCCCCGCAGCAGCAGCGCACGCGCCAGGACCAGCAGTACGCGGCCGCGGCACCGTCCGCGCCCTCGGGCCCCGCGCTCACCCTGCGCAGCCCCGCCCACCGCACCGAGCGCGAGCTGCTCAAACTGGCACTCCAGCGCCCGGAGTTGGTCTCCCCGGCCTTCGACGCGTACGGAGTGGACGAGTTCACCGCGCCGCCGTACGCGGCGGTGCGCCAGTGCGTCGAGGAGGCGGGCGGCGCCGAGGCGGGCATCCCCGAGCCGCAGGCCTACCTCGCCCGCGTCCTGGACGCGGCGCCGGACGACACGGTCCGCGCGATGGTCACCGAGCTGGCCGTCGAGGCGATCCTGCGCAGATCGGTGGACGAGATCTATGCGGGCACCCAGCTCGTCCAGGTCAGGCTGCGCGCCGTCGATCGCCGCATCCGCGACGTCCAGGGCAGTCTCGCGCGCCTGAGCGCACAGGGGGATCCCGCACAACTGGCGGCTGTCCAGAACGAGTTGTGGGTCCTCCAGCAGTACGGCAGGGCACTGCGCGAGCGCGGCGCGGACGCGCTCTGA